Within the Medicago truncatula cultivar Jemalong A17 chromosome 4, MtrunA17r5.0-ANR, whole genome shotgun sequence genome, the region TGTATTTATTTGCTTCTGCAGGACTTTATTGTACTCATCAAGACATCTCACCAGAATATGCAAGTATACTTCTGGTATGTGTGCTTACACTTGTATCATACAATGTGTAACTTCGTAtacttgtttttatttgtatctTACAATTCTGAcatttatatttactttttctaTCAGGGTATAACCAATACTGTTGGAGCTGTACCTGGAATTGTAGGTGTAGCCCTCACTGGCTATCTTCTTGATATGACTCATTCATGGAGTGTAAGTTGTGGCTAATGATAGATGTTTTCTCATAGTATAATGCATATCATTCagtatttgattttaaattcaTCTTCATACCATGTAGATATCACTATATGCACCATCAATCTTCTTCTATTTGAGTGGTACCGCCGTATGGTTGGTATTTGCCAGCAGTAAGCCTCAAAGTTTTTCTGAGGAAAACTGATCCATTTTTCAATCATTCAAGCAAACTATATGATAAACTGATTTTTGACCGAGGGAGTGAATATCTGTTTCATCGACAAGTCAAGATTATTTATGTACAAAAAATGATAGCATAGCTACATAGGTATAttacttcttttttcttcttcttttgtagCTTACTATAGCAGTTGTTTATTTCTAATAGACGATGCTGGTTGGTAACCAAAAAATTGTAATGACATATTGTAATTTTGGAAAGTCAATAATTTGTTGTGTTGATGCTTtagtttcaagtttcaaccataGAAGACAATCTGAATAATCTCAACATTTTAAGTCATGAATATTTCACCAAACTTCCGtgcaataatttttcattttttgtttgtcaCATTTTTGTAGCGTTAGTTGTGTAAGATCAACTAGGCTCTTGCCAATAAAAAGGTCATGGAGTGTCCTCAAAATTCTTTGGCTAagttctttttattaaaaaagaaaaagaaaaaatcgcATGAAATTGCCATAAACATAAAggaatcaaacattaaatgtGTGTGAGAAAATGACTCAATATCTACTGCAACAAAATTGAATGTCATtttcaatttataataaaatttacaaTAGTCATAATAAACTGAATAGTGCATTGAGAATATGCAAAACCAATCAAAATCCTAGTGCTCGACCCTCCAAACAATCTAACAGTGGTATTTTTCCTTTATATttctatgttttattttattatcaatcaCCAAGAGAAACCTATTTTTGGTTTCACCTAGTGATATTGAGCTAGCTAGCTGCAAATGGTAATAGCAGTATCTTGAATTTGAACAAATACAATAGAGAGAGGATCAAGTGTTATTGGCTTTGAAGAGTCAACATATATAGGATTCAGTGGAGGAATATCACCAGCTGAGTTTACACTTAGGATGTTTCCATTTAGTAACATAATTTGGCTATGTAAATCTCCATCCTTTGCTGTTAAATGGTCTCGTCTCTGTGATTCTACCACAAGAGAAGGGGAAGGTTTTGTAGCATAATTTGAGGCCACTGTGGCTTGAACAGTGGTGCTGTTGTCAAAGTTGAGAAACAGCATTGTGATTCCCTTCTGTAAGAGAGTATCATCAACTCAGATTTCACAAAATAACATGACTAATAAATAATCATACTAATACAAAACTTCACTCAGTGTCATTTGCACAGTGTGCATAAGTTCTGATCTTTTTTGTTCCATTGAAGGTAGTTGACATGACAGGACGCGTTCTCCCATGAGTCAATGCCAAAGAAGAGCGCTGTATGAAAGAAATCACATAACTCTATTATGTCATAGAATAACATTATGGTCTATGGAATAACTCTAATGCTTATTCTTTAACcatgaaattcaatttttagtaCCTAAAAACCGTAGTTCCTCCTATCAAAGTCTGTCTGCAGTATGTTTTAGTGCTATAAGTAGCAGACATGCCAAGCTGGTCAAAATACCTGCATTCGATATGATTATATCGATAAAACGCTTTTAAGGAATTCCTACTGATGTATCGATAAATGGCGGGGAGTTTTCACTAACCAGAAGCTGTTGACAAATGCATCAGACACAAGATGATGGCCACTATTCCAAGCACCACCAGCCTCTCCAACCCATGCTTTAGCTGTGGTGCTTGATCTTTGAAGTACATTTTTAAGGCTGCTGAATGTGCCAGCCACTCCATCAAGATAGGTTGGATCAAGAATTTTTTCGGTTATGTGATCATCAACTCCTGCATGTAAGTAAATTTCTGTTATAATCGATGTTggaaaatataatcatatatcaTAATATCTTGATATTATGCTAGAATATCTTAATCCATCTTCTAGGATCAGTTTTCAATCTTATCGTATCTTATATCATTTCCTATGATTAATTTCTATATCTTATTATTATCAACTGTTTCTCGACGTcgctatttatttatttatttatgattgagTCTATGTAtcctataaatagagagctgtGTTTAGTCTTTTGTATCAAGTCAGCATCAAGTTATTATCAATAGGTGTTATCTCCTCCTTTCGTCTAAAATCCAACAAATTCAGCAATTGAATTTCTGGAAATTGGGAAAacatgcgaaatttttatgctGTTTTGTTGGAACATACCTGGTCCAAGGTTATAAATGTGGTGGGTGACCACATCTGCCAATTTCTCTGATCTGTTTAAGAACTTCTTAAACCAATTTGCATCAAAGAAGCCTCCAGGTGCAATGATTAGTGGCTTCTGCACAACCTCCCTATATACCTCTTGAACTATGTTTCTTAAAATAGTTGCATCATTAGCATATTGATATGGACTAATACTTATTCCAATTCCTTTTCCACACAATTCATTACCTGCCCAATAGAAAAACAGCATAAATTCTatagaaataaaattttcatttttatgtttattttgacAAGGAATAACTACAAATGTTTATATCAAAAtgtttatttgttgaaaaatgGTTATCACTTCCAAGTGAACTTGGGAGATTTGTGATGGAAATAATTAGAGACTTAAGATAACCTTTTTGAATTATCAAATGAAACATTTGCTTACCGAGTTCCCAACCATGAATAGTGTAATTCTTGCTAACAGTATAACGTATAAAAGACTTGGCATTGGCGAAGTTACAAGCTGCAACAACAGAACCAGGCTTCAAAGATCTTCCCAGCAAGAGCATTTAATCCAAATATAACATTAACCCTGAAATATATCtacttaaataggtctttcgtccctgcaaatatagaccatttgaattttcgtccctgaagttactgaTCCTTCCAATCtatccctgcaaatattaatcatttgacttttgatcctaattacatctgattagtaacttcatggacgaaaattcaaatgacctgtatttgcagggatgaaagacctatttaagcaaatcacctcgcccaatcatcacttgccacataGGCACCACGTCGCTAATGACCATGGTAGACAAACTCGCGATCTGGACCGTAGAATCGTACGGTTCCACAATCTTGCCTAACCTCTTCGTGCTCATAGGTGGCCGGAATCGGAAAATGGTAAGAACGGCTTGGATCGCCGCGCAAAGACGCAGATGCGGTGGTAACGTAGATCCAGCCGAGTTAGGTTGAAAGCCCAGAAACCGGGTTCGTGGGTCGTTTTGCGATCCGGTTAGTGTTTCGTTTTCCAAAAATCCGGGTTTACCGGGTCGGGTTCGTGACCCGGTTCACAAAAAACGCATTTTTTCaatcagaaaataaataaataaaaacgttTTTCACCCTTCTTAATCTCTTAAACGGATTCAAATCCTATCATTAAACCCATTGATTATTGAAGATCTTCCTAATACAGTCACTGTCAATAATTAGGGAAATTTTCCAATAAACCCATAAATCATGTTACCAATGCAATTTCTGTATTCATAGCACTCAACTTCCTCTCTTAAGTTGCTTATTTAATCAGTCTTCTACGTATTACGTCTGCAGACAACAATCCTTCATtcttactttaaaaaaaaataaaaaaaatccttcatTCTTAGCATCTCTATTTTATATTCAACCCTTTTCCCCTTGTTCTGTTCTACCATACCAAGTATCAATGGCATCAAGTTCTCCTATTGGAACTCTAGTTCTTGGTGCTCTCTCTACTCCCCCCGCAATTGCACCAAGAcagaaaatgaaatgaattttaagtgtttttttttctttttctatttaatgaaatgaatttgagttttatttaaagtttttttctaTTAAACTATGTTGCTTCATGAGTATGTATGAATTTATATgcaatatatatgaatttttaaatttggtagGATCTTACGATCCCCCGATTCACGATCTCATGGGTCCTACCCGATCTTACTTAGGATCTCGAGTTTGTCTACCTTGCTAATGACAGTCCACCTCagcaaaaaaacctaattaggaccaaaaatcaaatgattaatatttgcaggggcagattggaaggattagtaacttcagagacgaaaattcaaatagtctatatttgcagggacgaaagacatatttaagccattaaTGATATACTTGATAAAAAACAGTTGCCAAATCACACAAGATGAATCTATTTAGCCCTAACGCGTAGACACGCAatttctttcttgttattttgatAAATCTAAAGGGAGATCTGATTTTTACCCTGCTTTTTGGAAAAAGCTGATTAGCTCATCTTATCTTTTCATTGGTAAACACCCTTGAGTGAAACCAAACAATTCATTAGGGTTCAAAACAAAGGTAGTACAATGTTGCTTATTATCTTGAGTCCCATATGTGAGTTTATCTTGCAAGGTGCCACCCAATCTAATTTTCAAGGGTGAAAAGGCTGCAAAACATTCAAAGGCAATGATAACTTAATTAactcttaacaaaaaaataatgaaacatgaattattaaatttcttattttttgggACCAAATCAGCATGTGAAAACTTTTTGTGGAAgatgataattattaaaaagttaagcAAGTTAAAGGACGCACTCTCATTCATTATTGATATTGTTCCAAATCAGCATTAGAAAAATTGGAAGATGATAATGGTATGTTTCAGTTTGGTTTTTATAACATTGATTTAAAGATGTCAACGCAAGTTAACCTACTATTTTTGGATATATCAAATCCTCTACTGCGCTGCACACAATCTGTTGGAGGAGAGTCATTGTATGGTGTATCTGAGTTCATTATTTTTACCTTTTACAGGCATATGAAGATTTAAATAATTCCAAAAAAGCTATgttgattttatatatttgattataaGAAAACTTAACTTATTGAAATACAATGTGGTTTTACTCATTTCAATTTTAGACTCTAAACAAATTCTCCACAGTAGAAATTGCAGTAGTTTGTGTAATGTTTACTGTCATTGTTGAATGGATTTAATGTTTCTTTATATGTTTCTCTACCATTATAGTTTTCATTGTTCTTCTCACAAATAGGGTTATGGAATTTCCTCAGAATTCTCTTTTCTTGAGTTctcttttttggtttttcttcttataataaagaccagAGGGAGTACAAtatatctataaaaatacaataatatgaCAAAATAGTAGGTTTTTATTGAAGTGTAAAAGTGGTTTACATTGACAGTGCTTGAAATACCAAAGGTGAAAATTGCTTGATGAGACACTCCGGTGTCAGTAGCAATAGATGGCGCAGACGCAAGCATCCTCTTGACAAGAACCGTAACTTGCAATCATCTCCTTGCACTTTGTATTACACAAATCTTTAAAACATTGTCCTTCTTCGAACCATGTTCTACTAAGGGGGTATTCACAAACTTTTGCTTCCACCTCTAcgcataaaaagaaaaataggaaAGCAAATTAGAACTTAAATAAGgcttataattgaaaaaacatgAGAGAATAAATATAGGTTACTTAGATATAGTTTGTACCCCATATAAAAATAAGGAGAATAGCAAGACATAGAAACATTAAGACGTTGTAGAATTTATTAGCACAGTAAGTCATAATTTCTAAACGTAAATAATGTTCAATACAAAAGATACCACAAAATGTTTGTGTCAATGTATGTGGAggtaaaaaaaactagttaaatTTATAGCACAAAAATTTTGCCGGATTGAAGATATTCAATTTATTATTACCAATCTACTTTAATCCATCCATATAGTTTTTCTATGAGACAAGTATGACAAagtttcccctaaaaaaaaagtatgacaAAGCTTATTgggccaaaaaaaatattattattatccttttttttttggtacaatattaTCCATTTGTTTTAATTCggccaaaattaaaattataatatgttACCAATATATGTGAATCTGCACTTATTGTCTGCCTAAGAGTCAAGGACATGGCAAACTCTATTGGGCCGAAAATTAAACAATTTGGAGGTGCACATGTTATATGGGGTAATTGTTttaagactattactttttctacCCTATGCTTTTCGTCGCGcgtcttatttttttcttcttctaattttaCTCCTGGTTCGGATTTCGTTTTTCGGAttgcattgttagaattttgcagatgtttccggatttgaaaatccggaataatgttttaccagaacttttgtaattttaatcttcaaaattcgtaaaataaaatgcaaataaaataaaaaacagagataaaaagacacaaacataaaaacaacttattttattaatatatgaacaatacattacaataattttcaagctttttaagcttattacataagatcctaaatctatttctactCTTAACTTATTACATAAGCAATACCGGTGGCTCCCGCCACCGATGGAGAGGAAAGAGTGAGGG harbors:
- the LOC11438182 gene encoding LOW QUALITY PROTEIN: heparanase-like protein 3 (The sequence of the model RefSeq protein was modified relative to this genomic sequence to represent the inferred CDS: deleted 1 base in 1 codon), whose protein sequence is MVISDVVPMWVNVIFGLNALAGKSLKPGSVVAACNFANAKSFIRYTVSKNYTIHGWELGNELCGKGIGISISPYQYANDATILRNIVQEVYREVVQKPLIIAPGGFFDANWFKKFLNRSEKLADVVTHHIYNLGPGVDDHITEKILDPTYLDGVAGTFSSLKNVLQRSSTTAKAWVGEAGGAWNSGHHLVSDAFVNSFWYFDQLGMSATYSTKTYCRQTLIGGTTVFSALLWH